One Etheostoma spectabile isolate EspeVRDwgs_2016 chromosome 12, UIUC_Espe_1.0, whole genome shotgun sequence genomic window carries:
- the arhgap21b gene encoding rho GTPase-activating protein 21 isoform X3, translated as MAQAKDSAGQVSRGPTAPPDHGYRKEITVPPSPPPKAYPKSQMTVCMRNDSVRTVVVPPDAAQIGRMVPAHRIDYIDPVYVRGRPGSLAQYPHPRKADVYPSGPGIGPYGGQLPHYPGNNQNIDWRTYQTYREYIDNKGIHSHSSRTIQERLDNLRATSQSTFGTTHHIPRGDWGPKGIQRRSTSHERSYQGPPPHFQIAPRSASQDRMSGAERMSHTRNWPPRSMSQDGLMHKARAHSTDYVDPTELARPNERRGGYGRADQVTRPSRQSVPRHNMLYRPSAGYSGGMRGAPNPSFYSKGPDSLQNRSSPMLSDRYSHFGKGSSAEHSLVDQRVAVKGNHAIQGQQGQSRIWVETTQGVEADRDAALEGNTSSSCTTPKQIHQRRSILKPPQPDYQSQVNGQSPTETGVILREKHPSGKNPSPLRHPSYILAVNDDGPDSTADVTACWLPNDARREMRIRRLGEQCHTSCSSNLDESLDSIPFIDEPISPSVDREAAPIPPSAVISVAPSITTGPSSPGSLCPPIRRQLSHDQESLRSALLESDSASKTERSKSYDEGLDNYQEEDRRRSSSKNMPGLRGLRKALDGHKSSGDSGSRRDSSLDIFANSSKEGLLSFRQFSTDKNKRVGGGMRSWKPMYAVLQGHSLTLYKDRKDALSNASTPSDEVPLQISIKACLIDISYSDTRRKNVLRLTTSDCEYLFQAEGRDDMLSWIRVIQENSNPDEENAAVTSQDLISRKIKEYNMMSTPSSRSEPSPKSSRQSLSIKQAFLGGKTDGKTHSPHSPRTGEDRRALRDDSSPPRDRAAWKIGIAGIMRKPFEKKTPAGVTFGVRLDDCPAAQTNRFVPLIVEVCCNVVEDRGLEYTGIYRVPGNNAAISSMQEELNSKGMTDIDVHEDKWRDLNVISSLLKSFFRKLPEPLFTNEKYADFIEANRTEDSVERLKELKRLIQELPDHHFETLKFLCAHLKKVSDNCEKNKMEPRNLAIVFGPTLVRTSEDNMTNMVNHMPDQCKIVENLIQQYDWFFTDDGDEDPVTTAEQESTVQSQPVPNIDHLLSNIGRTAASPGEVSDSACSDSSKSKGLWGSGKDQCSKEMLRSSFFASRKRKKPKDKGHPSSSDDDLDAVFPKKELPEETQQQPLWPPDSRTEEEGETDETSEKDEHRNSSEEQLDKTNRKQNLSSSLAKPFTPLPPEHISSTLQSGSPYTSPPHSPNLSYRMQMTHQSSLSDPPSNYDDTVSDLGTMNSTSSQASVPRVRRGRTPALGPEAGPSGLGAEVCSITSDYSTTSSMTFLTGVEHSTLSPEVQSVAESRGGDDADDERSELISEGRPMETDSESDLSVFTVGKTDQRELQEAPRPLPSHRLIECDTLSRKKAAQQKTVSESSLDGAWSDKDSNRLSCVMGSVKGRSTGSLSSSSRSELDKAEPAWKLKITDRLKVRLRMSVDDMFGVGSQRSRSPEGRSKKKKNIRRRHTMGGQRDFAELSVLGDWSQHVGIGSGSRSELSAVDQLKPKCSSQDFSIRDWIARERHRTSNPEVSVDLSEQQGGLCSAMSQNLGASSSSELPHRPAEVFNGDVPQSKNLSLSATAHPHKLTNSQVVHSRFYQYL; from the exons ATGGCCCAGGCGAAAGACTCAGCAGGGCAGGTCTCCCGAGGGCCAACAGCACCTCCTGACCATGGATACCGCAAGGAGATCACCGTGCCCCCATCGCCTCCCCCTAAAGCATATCCAAAAAGCCAGATGACTGTGTGCATGCGCAACGACAGTGTGAGGACTGTGGTGGTTCCTCCTGATGCAGCCCAAATAGGACGCATGGTTCCAGCACATAGAATAGATTACATAGACCCTGTCTATGTCAGGGGGAGGCCTGGGTCACTGGCCCAGTATCCTCACCCTCGAAAGGCCGATGTCTATCCCAGTGGTCCAGGAATAGGTCCATATGGAGGCCAATTACCTCACTACCCAGGCAACAATCAAAACATTGATTGGCGCACTTACCAAACATACAGGGAGTATATTGATAACAAAGGAATCCATTCCCATAGTAGTCGGACTATACAGGAGAGACTGGACAATTTGCGAGCAACCAGTCAGAGCACCTTTGGCACTACTCATCACATTCCCCGGGGTGACTGGGGCCCTAAGGGGATACAACGAAGGAGTACCTCACATGAACGGTCATACCAAGGACCTCCCCCCCACTTTCAGATTGCCCCACGCAGTGCTTCGCAGGACCGTATGAGCGGTGCAGAGAGAATGAGCCATACTAGAAACTGGCCTCCACGAAGCATGTCCCAGGATGGCCTAATGCACAAAGCCCGGGCACACTCCACAGACTATGTTGACCCTACAGAGCTGGCTCGGCCCAATGAAAGGAGAGGAGGGTACGGAAGGGCAGACCAAGTTACGAGGCCCAGCAGACAGTCTGTCCCCAGACACAACATGCTCTACAGGCCTTCTGCGGGATACAGCGGTGGTATGAGGGGGGCACCAAATCCTTCTTTCTACTCTAAAGGGCCAGATTCTCTTCAGAATCGCTCCTCACCCATGCTCTCAGACAGATACTCACATTTTGGTAAGGGCTCAAGTGCTGAACATTCTCTTGTTGATCAAAGAGTTGCAGTCAAAGGAAACCATGCAATACAAGGGCAACAAGGGCAGAGCAGGATCTGGGTTGAAACCACACAGGGTGTTGAGGCAGACAGAGACGCAGCATTGGAAGGAAACACGTCGTCTTCATGCACCACCCCGAAACAGATTCATCAGAGGCGAAGCATCCTTAAACCACCCCAACCAGACTACCAGAGTCAGGTCAATGGGCAAAGCCCCACAGAGACTGGGGTCATTCTAAGGGAGAAACACCCATCTGGTAAGAACCCCAGCCCTCTGCGGCACCCCTCCTACATCCTGGCTGTAAATGACGACGGACCAGATTCCACAGCAGATGTGACGGCATGCTGGCTTCCGAACGATGCACGTCGAGAGATGCGCATACGCCGACTTGGGGAACAGTGTCACACTTCCTGCTCCAGCAACCTAGATGAGTCTCTGGACTCCATTCCATTCATTG ATGAGCCAATCAGCCCCAGTGTCGACCGGGAGGCCGCTCCTATTCCACCCTCAGCTGTGATATCTGTTGCACCATCTATAACTACAGGTCCTTCCAGTCCAGGCTCACTATGCCCTCCCATTCGTCGTCAGCTGTCACACGACCAAG AGTCCCTGAGAAGTGCTTTGCTGGAGTCGGATTCAGCCAGCAAAACAGAGCGGTCCAAATCCTACGATGAAGGTCTGGATAACTACCAGGAGGAGGATAGAAG GAGATCTTCTAGTAAGAATATGCCAGGTCTCAGGGGCCTGAGGAAG GCTTTGGACGGACATAAATCCTCTGGGGATTCTGGATCTCGAAGGGATTCTTCTTTGGATATCTTTGCCAATTCTTCCAAAGAAGGGTTGCTCAGTTTTAGGCAATTTAGTACAGATAAAAATAAG CGTGTTGGTGGAGGAATGAGATCATGGAAGCCTATGTATGCTGTTTTACAAGGTCACAGCCTAACCCTCTACAAAGACAGGAAGGATGCACTATCTAATGCTTCCACGCCATCTGACGAGGTCCCACTGCAAATAAGCATTAAGGCCTGTCTGATTGACATCTCCTATAGTGACACAAGACGCAAGAATGTGCTGCGACTCACCACTTCAGACTGCGAGTATTTGTTCCAGGCAGAAGGGAGGGATGACATGTTGTCTTGGATCAGAGTCATTCAGGAAAACAGCAACCCAGATGAAGAG aatgctgctgtaacaagtcAGGATTTGATCAGTCGAAAGATCAAAGAATACAACATGATGAG tACGCCCAGCAGCAGATCTGAACCCTCCCCTAAAAGCTCACGCCAATCCCTCAGTATCAAACAAGCCTTCCTGGGAGGTAAAACAGACGGCAAGACCCACAGCCCACATTCGCCCAGAACAGGAGAGGATCGGAGGGCGCTGAGAG ATGACTCCAGTCCACCAAGGGACAGAGCTGCTTGGAAAATTGGCATTGCAGGGATTATGAGGAAGCCCTTTGAAAAAAAGACTCCAGCTGGGGTCACGTTTGGGGTGCGGCTGGATGACTGTCCAGCTGCACAGACTAACAGG TTTGTTCCTTTGATCGTGGAGGTGTGCTGTAATGTGGTGGAGGATAGAGGTCTGGAGTACACAGGAATCTACAGAGTGCCTGGGAACAATGCTGCAATCTCCAGCATGCAGGAGGAGCTCAACAGCAAAGGCATGACTGACATTGACGTCCACGAAGAC AAATGGCGGGACCTCAACGTCATCAGTAGTTTACTTAAGTCTTTTTTCCGAAAACTTCCAGAACCTCTGTTTACGAATG AAAAGTATGCTGATTTTATTGAAGCCAACAGAACGGAAGACTCAGTTGAAAGATTAAAGGAGCTGAAAAGGCTG ATACAAGAATTACCTGATCATCACTTTGAAACTCTAAAATTCCTTTGTGCTCACCTCAAGAAGGTTTCTGACAACTGTGAAAAGAACAAG ATGGAGCCTCGTAACCTGGCAATTGTGTTTGGTCCTACGCTGGTCAGAACctctgaggacaacatgaccaATATGGTTAATCACATGCCCGATCAGTGCAAGATAGTTGAGAACCTCATCCAGCAATACGACTGGTTCTTCACTGATGACGGTGATGAGGACCCTGTT ACCACAGCTGAGCAGGAAAGCACAGTGCAGTCTCAGCCTGTGCCCAATATCGACCACCTGCTCTCCAACATTGGACGGACTGCAGCTTCACCGGGCGAAGTTTCAG ATTCAGCATGTAGTGACTCCTCCAAATCAAAG GGCTTGTGGGGGTCAGGGAAGGATCAGTGTAGCAAAGAGATGCTGCGCTCCTCCTTCTTTGCCAGCCGCAAACGTAAGAAGCCCAAGGACAAAGGTCATCCCAGCAGTTCAGACGACGACCTGGACGCTGTGTTCCCCAAGAAGGAGCTCCCGGAGGAGACCCAGCAGCAGCCCCTGTGGCCCCCGGACAGCCGgactgaggaggagggggaaacGGATGAAACTAGTGAGAAAGACGAGCACAGGAACAGCTCTGAGGAGCAGCTtgacaaaacaaacaggaagcagaatcTCTCCAGCAGCCTGGCAAAGCCCTTTACCCCCCTGCCTCCAGAACACATTTCCTCCACCCTTCAAAGTGGCTCCCCATACACCTCACCCCCCCATTCCCCGAACCTCAGCTACCGCATGCAGATGACTCACCAGTCCTCTCTGTCAGACCCGCCTTCCAACTACGACGACACAGTGTCCGACCTCGGTACGATGAACAGCACCAGTTCCCAAGCGTCAGTACCCAGAGTGAGGCGAGGCAGGACTCCGGCTTTGGGTCCGGAGGCTGGCCCCAGCGGGTTGGGAGCGGAGGTTTGCTCCATCACCTCTGACTACTCCACCACTTCCTCCATGACGTTCCTGACTGGAGTAGAGCACAGCACCCTCAGTCCTGAAGTGCAGTCTGTGGCGGAAAGCAGGGGTGGAGACGATGCAGACGACGAGAGAAGTGAGCTCATCAGCGAGGGAAGGCCGATGGAGACAGACAGCGAGAGCGACCTGTCGGTGTTTACGGTCGGAAAAACTGATCAGCGCGAACTGCAGGAAGCTCCTCGACCCCTCCCCTCCCACAGACTCATTGAATGTGATACACTCTCCAGAAAGAAAGCTGCTCAACAGAAAACTGTCAGCGAGTCTTCACTGGATGGAGCTTGGAGCGATAAAGATTCCAACAGACTGTCGTGTGTGATGGGGTCAGTCAAAGGTCGCTCCACAGGCAGCCTCAGCTCCTCGTCACGTAGCGAATTAGATAAGGCCGAGCCTGCATGGAAGCTGAAGATCACTGACAGACTGAAGGTGCGTCTGCGAATGTCTGTGGATGACATGTTTGGTGTGGGCAGCCAGAGGAGTCGGTCCCCGGAGGGCCGcagtaagaagaagaagaacatcaGACGCAGACACACCATGGGCGGTCAGAGGGACTTTGCAGAGCTGTCTGTTTTGGGAGACTGGTCGCAGCATGTTGGCATCGGTTCAGGCTCTCGGTCGGAGCTGTCAGCTGTGGACCAGCTGAAGCCTAAGTGCAGCTCTCAGGACTTTTCAATTAGGGACTGGATTGCCCGCGAGCGCCACCGCACAAGCAATCCAGAAGTCAGCGTGGACCTGTCTGAACAACAGGGGGGGCTGTGCAGCGCAATGTCCCAGAACCTCGGAGCCTCGTCCTCTTCTGAACTCCCACATCGTCCAGCTGAAGTGTTCAACGGGGATGTTCCCCAGAGTAAGAATCTGAGCCTTTCGGCCACCGCTCACCCACATAAACTCACTAATTCCCAGGTGGTCCATTCGCGCTTCTATCAGTACCTGTAA